In the Telopea speciosissima isolate NSW1024214 ecotype Mountain lineage chromosome 2, Tspe_v1, whole genome shotgun sequence genome, one interval contains:
- the LOC122652566 gene encoding RNA-directed DNA methylation 4-like gives MADIGESSSSPSSSKPMNGKPVVVRLKRKASQSRVDGLWLEITERPVKRPLLDFGKLSISGSTGKDELKTKKIFVQHVETVSSTEAAVDILHSFVVSVMVS, from the exons ATGGCAGATATTGGGGaaagctcttcttctccttcatcatcgAAGCCCATGAACGGAAAGCCAGTGGTTGTTCGGCTAAAAAGGAAAGCTTCCCAGTCGAGGGTTGACGGGCTCT GGCTAGAGATAACTGAGAGGCCAGTCAAACGGCCTTTATTGGATTTTGGGAAGCTATCCATCTCTGGTTCGACTGGGAAAG ATGAATTGAAGACCAAAAAGATTTTTGTACAGCACGTGGAGACAGTTAGCAGTACTGAGGCTGCAGTTGATATTTTGCATTCATTTGTGGTCAGTGTGATGGTCTCTTGA
- the LOC122652493 gene encoding fasciclin-like arabinogalactan protein 8, with protein sequence MSSLVGSHPLSVIKNALSLLVLLDYYDTSKLHDISKGTTLTTTLYYTTGNALNDLGFINITDLKGSKVSFGSAATGSKLDSTYTKSVKQIPYNISILEIGAPIIAHGILTAPTPSAADVNDTALLEKHGCKPFVLLIQSSRVLKVYQSAMAKGLTVFAP encoded by the coding sequence ATGTCCTCGCTTGTAGGCAGTCACCCACTCTCCGTTATCAAGAATGCCCTTAGCCTTCTCGTCCTTCTCGACTACTATGATACCTCTAAGCTCCACGACATCTCGAAGGGCACCACCCTCACCACCACTCTTTACTATACCACCGGCAATGCCCTCAACGATCTCGGCTTCATCAACATCACCGACCTCAAGGGCAGCAAAGTCAGTTTCGGCTCTGCTGCAACTGGATCCAAGCTCGACTCTACCTACACCAAAAGCGTCAAGCAGATCCCCTACAACATCTCAATTCTGGAGATCGGTGCCCCAATCATAGCTCATGGGATCCTTACGGCTCCTACTCCCTCCGCCGCTGACGTCAATGACACTGCCCTGCTCGAGAAGCATGGCTGCAAACCTTTTGTTTTACTCATCCAAAGCTCTAGAGTTCTCAAGGTCTACCAATCAGCGATGGCTAAGGGTTTGACGGTGTTTGCGCCATGA